The nucleotide window TGCCCGTGGCGGGAGGAAAGAGCCGGTAGTCGAGGGCGATGAGGACGTAGCCCTTCGCGGTGAAGAAGTCGGCCCAGGCGCGGGCATACGCGCGCTCACCGCCGCGCCAACCGCCTCCGTGGAGATAGAGCACGGCCGGGCGTGGCGTGGAGGGAGCGCCCTGGGGAAGGAAGATGTCCGCGTGCAGTTCGCGCTCCAGGACTTCAGCGAAGCGGACGGTGTGGCTCGGGAGGGGGCGGGCTCCGACGAGGGGCCGGAGATACGCGCGGAGGTCGAGCGGGAGGTCGTTCGCACGAGCCATCCGCCAGGCGGAGGCCGCGGGCCATACCGCGAGGACTCCGACGACCAGCGCGGACGCGGTGCTTCCCCAGCGAAGCCACTTCCACACGTCCACGTGAGCGCACCAGAGAGCCACCAACGTGGTGAGGAGCGCGGGCACCAGCATCACCAGGCTGTACTCGCGCAGGATGCCCTTGAGCAGATGGACGAGCGTGGGCACTCCAGCGGGAGCGAAGAAGACGGCGGCGAGCAGCACGCAGCCCAGGATGTGAAGTAGCGCCAGGACGGTTGGCATGGAGTTCGGGGGGCTTGTACGGTGCGTGTCCAGGACCGAGGGCGCATGGTATCGCGCCAGACCCCACCACGAGCGCACCATCGCGCGGGCAACGAACCTGGCCGCCGCGGGTTGAGGGTGGCGTCCACAACCGCCGACTGCCATCTTCACGGGATGGACGCGAATGCCCGTGAGTACCTCGCGATTCAGACGTTCTACGGACAGCGCCGTGCTCGACGCTCCAGCGTTCCGTACCTGCACCACATCGACGAGGGGCTGTGGGTCCTCCG belongs to Myxococcus fulvus and includes:
- a CDS encoding alpha/beta hydrolase is translated as MPTVLALLHILGCVLLAAVFFAPAGVPTLVHLLKGILREYSLVMLVPALLTTLVALWCAHVDVWKWLRWGSTASALVVGVLAVWPAASAWRMARANDLPLDLRAYLRPLVGARPLPSHTVRFAEVLERELHADIFLPQGAPSTPRPAVLYLHGGGWRGGERAYARAWADFFTAKGYVLIALDYRLFPPATGMSAPGDVKCGIRWVKDHAATHGIDPSRLVLFGESAGGHLAMLAGYSAGDSRLPSSCGASGDTSVAAVISFYAPGDLVAHAAHNADTLEGFTGAPLDGHRELYELLSPIHHIGRRSPPTLLLHGGADSVVPPEASQAMAARLAQFGGPHALFTLPYAEHGFDIWDGGFGRQLARGRVGHFLQQHVPVE